In Trueperella pecoris, the DNA window TGCCCAACGAGCTGGCGGCGTTGTAGGCGAGATTCCCGTAGGAACGCACCGAAAACCAGGTGGTTATCCCGTCCTGATATTCCCCTTCGGCGCGGCTGTAATAGCGCGGGGTCACTCCCACGCGGAACGTGGTGGCCATCCTCGAGCCCGTAACCTTGGGATCCTTCGGGTAGTGGCGGGGAGCTCCGCCCACCCAGCCACGGATTGTCATGATCGTGTCGTTCATTAGTTCTCCTTTGTTGGAAAGTGGTATGAACGACTTTGCCAATCTCGCGCGATTCGTGCGTCGCGCTACCCGCCAAATGTGGATTGTGCGCGACCCGAGGCTATTGTGGAGAACTTTTCCGCATCCCATTAACCCGAGAAAACCGCTTCTACCTGCGGAAAACCCCCGAGTGCAGTTCCTCGCGGGTGACGCGATGCTGGTCGAGAATCGCGCGCGGGCCAGCAAGCAGGTGCTCCTCCGTCGTTGCCGCGACGGCCGCACGAACCTCGCAGTCATAGGCCAGCGCCGCCTTGCGAGCGTTGCCCCTCATCACGCGCTTCCCCAGCCACGCGAGCACGCCCCCGGCGATCAGTCCACCGGCTACAACGCCCAACCTCACGGCCAGCCCACCCAGCGGCGCGAAAACCGCGAGCGCCAGGCACACCAGTGCCACCACCACGCCGGCAGCCAAGCCGGCGATGGCCGGAGTGCGCGAGATGCTGGGCAGCGGCGTCGTACGAATAGCGCCGCCCAAAGCGCGCCGGAAACGATCGGCGGACGACACCTCAGCAGTGACCGCCTCCTGCCAAATCGAGGGAAGCCCGGTGCGCAGGTGGGCAACCCAGGCGTCACGGATTGCGTGAACCATTGTGTTCGCCGGCTGCTCCGGGACCACGAGGGCCGGAGCCTGGTAGGACTCGCCAGAAACGCGAATCGATTCGACGACGGAGGGGATACCCGAGGAACGAACGATCCGATCGTTAATCTCGTCGACGGCGACGCCACTCGTCTCGGCCTCGCTGAGCCCAACGTTGGCCCGCAGGCGCCCGGCGATCGCGTCAAGCTCGGCGGCGGCCGTGCGCGCATTGACCGACTCCCCAGCCACGGCCTGGGCGAGCCTGTTGCGAATCGCGTCCACACCTTCGCCCGTCAGTGCCGAGGCCGCCAAGATTGGCACGCGCTCGAGCCCGTCGCGGTCCAGAAGCGCACGCAAGTCGCCAAGAAGAACCTCGCGTTGGTCCGCAGGAACGCGGTCAATCTGATTCATAACCACGACCATCGCCTCCTGGCGCCCGCCCAGGCTCTCCAGGAAGCCCTTGTGCAACACCTGGTCGGCGTACTTTTGCGGATCGAGCACCCAGATCAGCAGGTCCACCATCGGCAGGAGCCGATCGACCTGCGCCGAGTGCGTCAGCGCCACCGAATCGTGATCGGGCAGGTCCAACAGCACAAGCCCGTCGAGCTTGTCATTGCCCGCTGTCAAAATGGAGGAATGCTCGATCCGCCGATCCTCATCAACCTGCAGGTAATCGAGAAGCTCGCGCGCATCCACGTCGAAGGTGCAGGCCGCCGCGCGCTCCGTCGTCGGGCGAATGTCACCCGAATCGGCAAAGTCGAGCTGCGTGATGGCGTTAAACATCGTCGACTTGCCCGAGCCCGTGCCCCCGACCAGCGCCGCCACAGTCGCCTCCGTGCCCAGGCGCATGCGCTCCTGGGTGCGCCTCAGGTCATCTTGGGCGCGATTGGCAATATACGGATCGAAGAACCGACCGCCCGCACCGACCGCACGCTGAAGAGCCGTTAGCCGACCAATGACCTCGTGATCCACCTGCGGATTCATAACTCCCCTATCGATTCAAAAACTCACTGGCACGCAGCCGCAACGTGGACGCGTCGCCCACGTCAATCGCGTTAACAACGCTCGTATATGCCGCCACAAGCTCCCTCAGCGCCTGCCGCACACGCTCGGTCAGGTCCTCGCGCGCCTGGCCGACGGCTTCCTTACCTCCGAGCGCCTCAGCCACCTTCTGCGCGCCGGCAATTCCCCCGGCGCCCACGCCCAAGAGGGAAGCCACCCCGGCGGCACCGAGCCATGGGTTGTCCCCCATTCGCAGCTTCAACAGGTCCGACTTCCAGCCATCAAGCGCACGATCCACGATCGCGTCAATGTCCACGTTGGCGTTCGCCTGCGCACGAAGCTCGGCCGTATTCACGACGTCGAACTCCCACGCCTGATTCACATTCACCCGCGCGGCCGTCAGCCCCTGCGTGAGCGCGACCCGCACCGACGTGAGCACAGCGTCGAAAATGGTGGTCATCGCCCTGTCACGAGCGCCGCTACGACGATCGAGGATGTTAGGCCGACGGCCAGCCACCATGCCCGCCAGTGGGCCACCCGTCGAGGCCAGCGAGAGCCACGACGTCGTCGGCGCACCCTGGCCGAAGCGGCCATGAGAAATGTTCGTCGCAAGCTTTTCCATCGGCTCCTGCGCACCCTCGAACGCCTTGTCCTTCAAGTCCGTCAACGCGTTATCCTGTGCCTCCACGGCCTCAGCCAGGAAAAGCAGATCCTGGCGGAGCTGGGGTAACGTGGCCGCCGTCGTGCGATCCACGAGAGAATCGCCCGCCTTCGTCCGTGCCACAACCTCAAGCCACTCGCGCAAATCCTTGACGAGCTCCTCCGGCAGCAAGCCAGAGTGCGCCCCGGCGTCGGGAACAATGAACAGCGGGCTCTCCGCCAGCCCCATCTGCTCCATCCGGTGGGCCAAATCGCGGCGCACAACCGGCATCGCCGCGGCAGGCACGCGGTCGAGCACAACCGCACAGGTCACTCCCCGCATGTTCGCCATTTGCAGCGTGTCCCACGCCACGGCGTCACCGTAGCGCGACGCCGTCGTCACAAAGACCCACAAATCCGCCGCGTCAATCAAACGGGACGACAGCGCGCGATTTGAATCATCAACCGAATCCAAGTCTGGCGCATCGACAATCACGATGCCTTCAATCGCGCTCGTCACCACCTCATACTTGCCCATACGCGACAGGGCATGGCGACCCATCTTGTAATAGTCTCGCGGGTGAATGAGCATGACGGGCGTGCGGGTCGTGGGACGAAGCACCGAGGCCGGCGAGACCTCCTCGCGCACCAGCGAATTGACCAACGTCGACTTACCGGCACCCGACGAACCGCCAAATACGATAACCGCCGGCAAATCATCGGAATGCAGATGCGGCAGGATGCGGCTCTCCAACTGAGTTAGCAGCTGAGAACGCGACTCGACCAACTCGCGCGTTCCAGGCATCTCAAGAGGCAGCTTCGCGTTCTTCAAAGCATCGATGGTGCGCGAAACGAGGCCTGCCAATGCGGCGCGGGAAAAAGCTGGAGTACTCACACATCTATTGTGTCGCAAAAATGCCCGGATTTCGATGAGGGCTCCCCCAAAATTGGCTGGCTACCTAGGTGCGGCGCTATTATGTGGGCATTGCCTCCATAGCTCAGCGGATAGAGCAGTGGCCTTCTAAGCCATGTGTCGCAGGTTCGAGTCCTGCTGGGGGCGCACTGATAAGCTTCGATGGTGAGTAATTTTAACGCCCAATCAACACCCATCGTTTGGATCGACTGCGAAATGACCGGCCTCGACCTCGAGACCGATTCGCTCGTCGAAATCGCCGTCGTCGTCACCGACTCCGAGCTCAACCCGCTCGACCGTGGCCTCCGCCTCGTCATGAAGCCCACGAAGGAATCCGTCGAGAACATGGATCCTTTCGTGGTCAACATGCACACCGTCACCGGACTCATCGACGAGTGGGACGACGGCCTCGAGATGCACGACGCCGAAGCGCAGGTTCTCGACTACGTCCGCCGCTTCGTGCCCGAGGCACGCAAGGCGCCCTTGGGAGGCAACTCCGTCGGTACCGACCGCACATTCCTCGCGCGCGACATGCCCGAACTCGTTGCGCACCTCCACTACCGCGTGGTCGACGTTTCTTCTATCAAGGAGCTCGCCAAGCGCTGGTATCCGCGCACCTATTTCGCGGCCCCCGAGAAGACTGGCAATCACACCGCGCTCGGCGACATCTACGATTCCATCGACGAGCTTCGCTACTACCGGGCCGTCCTCATGCCCGACGGCGAAGGGCCCTCCACCGAGGAATCGCGTGAGGTGGCCCAATCAATCCTCGACGATCTCACCCGCACCCGCGCCGAGGCCGCGAGCGAGTAGGGCGGGCGGCGGGTAGGGTGCCGGCACACGGTCCGCCGCCCGGCTTGCCGCAACCTGGCGCCCACGCGGTCCCACGCGGCCCCGTCCGGTCCCACCCGCCGAAACCGCACTAATATGATTGCCGCTGTAGTAACCTGCCGCAGGTTAGTACAGCGGCAATCCTTTTAGTACAGCGCCGGCAACACCGAACGCGGCCCGGGCCAGCACAGCGACGAAGGCCTGCCGGCGTCGGGAACGAAAAATCCCGACCTGCCAAGCAAGCCGGGATTGACGGGGTGGCTGACGGGGATTGAACCCGCGACCCCCTGGACCACAACCAGGTGCTCTACCGCTGAGCTACAGCCACCATTTGTTTTACCCTTTAGCTCATTTCTGAGTGCCGGGGCAACGAATTGAAACTATATCAAGGCTTCCCCCACCTCACCTAAACGATGCGGGGTGAACCACATCACCAGAAGGCGCGCATCTGGATCGCGTCCGCAAAACGGGTCAGGTGCTCATCATTTGCGGAGAGATACAGCGAACCATCGATCAGCGAGAGCTCCATGACGTAGAACTCTTCTTCCGAATCAGGGGCGCCACGAACGAGGTCGACTCGATTGAAAAGCAGGAGCTCGTCACGCCCGGTCTTGTTCTTGATGTGAGCATGTAGGGCGCGGCGAATGCGCTCGCCCCAACGCCACGACTCTTCGGAAGCGTCAGCAGAACGCGCGACTTCCTCAACCACGCCCGAGTCGCGAGAGTTGCGATAGCGCGGGTGGAGCATCGGCTCCTTTTCAACCTGATAGGAGCTCAGCCCATTGAGGTAGACAAGGGAGGTCTCGCCTGCGACATCAATGTCCTCAAGATAACGCTGGACCATGACCGAGCGGCCGGCCGCAAGTTCATACTGAGCGTGCATGATGGCTTCGGCGCGCGACTTCGCGTCCGTCGACGTGTAGCGGCCCGTACCGCGACCACCCGACGACACTGCCGGCTTAATCACAAAGTCTCCATAGGACGGGAAGCGCGAGTGAATCTGTTGCTTGGACAGATTCTGCTCCGGCTCGAGCCACATGGTCGGAATGACAGGAAGCCCGAGCGCCTCAAGATCCTTCATGTAGTGCTTATCCATATTCCAGGCCATAGTCGCAGCAGAGTTTGCGATACGAGGGATCGAATTCGCCCACTCGAGGAACTGCTTGGGAGCCTTGGCGTAGTCGCGTACGGAGCGCACCACCGTCAGGTCGGAATCCGCCCAGTTGACCGAGGGATCGTTCCACACAGCCACGACGGGTTCGATACCACGATCGCGAAGCGCATCAGGCAGGTCCTGCTCATCCTGGTCCAGGGCGGGCAGATACTCGGAAGTTGCAAGAAATACTTTTGGTTGAGCCACGGGAGTCACTCTAGTTGATTTTCGCCCTTTTTGGGCGCGTTCCAGTGTGATCCACGACGACGTCACGGCACGCGGCCCACACCTTTCGGCGCGATTCCGCCACCCAGCACCCCCGGTGTCTCAGGTCACACAAAAATGGGCGAAATCAATTTGCGTCGAGGCCATCGCGCTACTAAAGTAACTACTCGTTGCGCACCGCTAGCTCAACTGGCAGAGCATCTGACTCTTAATCAGAGGGTTCAGGGTTCAAGTCCCTGGCGGTGTACGAATTGAAGCGGGAGCTGGTTCGCCAGCTCCCGCTTCTGGTATCCCGTTAATTTGACGCTTGAAGGTGCACATTGGATCGCAACACACCTGAACCATTGCCGCTGAAAAGAAATCTCGCCTGGAGCTCTTTTGGGTCGATTTTCAAAACCATGTGCAATTGGCTCATCACGATTGTTGCTGTTCGCCTAGCAACGGGCTTCGACGTCGCTGGAATTCTTGCGTTGGCTATGTCGATCTCAAACTTGGTCATTCCAGCCGCAGAATATCGCCTGCGCACCGTGCACGTAACCGACATCCACAACGAGCATTCCAGCCAGGAATACCTAGGGATGCGCATCGTCTCGAGTGTCCTCGCGCTTGCTGCGGGAATCGTCTACACGTTAGCGACGATCGACACATCTGCTTTTGCCGTCATCATCGTCTACACGATTGGGCAGCTCGTGGGCACCTACGCCGAGGGATACCATGCCATTGAACAACGCGAATCGCGTATGGATTTCATCGGCATCTCTTACATCCTTCAGGGCCTAGGCAACCTCGTAGGCTTCGTTTGCGGCCTTTATTTCTTCAACTCCCTCTTGATTGCTGTCACGCTGGTGACGGCAACGACCGTTGTCGTCGTCATCGCATACGACCTACCTCGGGCTCGATTTTTTGGGTCCATTCGACCGGTCATCCGTTGGAAGAAAGCTTTCTCCACTTTCGCCAAGCTCTTCCCCATTGCCATGGTGAATGCCGCCTTAGCGATCGTCACACTGGTGCCGCGGCAATACTTGCAGGATTATGAGGGAACGGAAGCTCTCGGAATCTACGCATCCGTTGCGGTTCTCGCCCTGATCATTCAGGCTACAGCCGCCTATGTGTATATCCCCTTGCTTGGGCATATTGTCACCCAACTGAACATGTCGAAGACGCGCGGTTTGCGATTGATCGCGATGATCGTCATGATGTTTTTCGCGGTGGCGGCGCTCGCGTCAATCGCCTTCGCGTTGTTCGGAGACGTTCTACTGTCTATCCTTTTCGGCACGGATATTCTCCCCTACACATACCTCATCCAGCCGGCGTTATTCCTCTCGGTCATCACTGCATTTGTGTGGTTCACTAATGATCTTCTACTCGGATTGCGCGACTATGTGGGTTGCTTTGCCGGAGGTGTCGCCGCAGCGGCGTCTACCCTCGCCCTGAGCGCCCCACTCACGAGAGCTTTCCATCTCAACGGCCCTAGCGTCGTCGGCATAGTGGCGAGCGTTGTGGCTCTTGCCGTGATGGGATTCTTCTTCGCGTTGAGCTACAGGAGTCTCCCTAGCGGAGGACGTGTTTAAGTAGTCCTGCCACGACAGGCCGTTTATTGCTACGTAACACCTGTGGGATAAGGATAAGTGCGTGTAGACGCGATGTGAGATGCAACTTCGCGGCCCAAGCGGCCTTGGGCCATCCGTGATTGGCAAAGAGCCCAGATGCTAGACGAAAATACTTTGCTTCATCAACGAAGCGCTTCCCGTCGAGCGCTGTTTTGCCGGAAACAGACTCGGTTGATCGGCGATATTCGAAGCTGACTTCGTTGAGGACAAGTAGGTTCCCGCCTGCAAGCAAAACGTCGACGACGAGCCCGAGGTCGAGCATGATGGAAAACTCCCGAAAGCTGTGGGCTTCCACTGCCTCCCGGCGAAGAAGCAACGATGGCCAGTACATCCAGTTTCCGTGCATGAGCGACACGGCCACACCTTCGCCGGAACGAGGCTGAGATGCCCTGGCCTGGCGCGAGCGGATGACGGCCTTGATCCGCTCAGGGAGCCCACACATGGCCCTGCCGTCCTGATTGATGACACGCACGCCCGGCTGGACGACGTCGGGATGAAACTTCTCGACCGCAGCACGCATCGTGGAGACATAATTTGGCAAAAAGCGGTCGTCGCATCCGGGGATGACGAGGTATTCCGCCGTGGAAAGATCAAGGCATCGCCGAAAATTGGCATTTAATCCGAGATTTTCCTCATTACGAACGTACTCAACGCGCGGGTCCTTGATGCCTTCGACCAGCTTGCGCGCTTCATCACCCGGGTAGCAGTCGTCCACGATGACAAGACGCCATTGGTCATCATCTTGGGCGAGGACTGAGTCGATAAGCTCGCGTACCCAGGCCACGCTTCCCCAGTAGGGGACCATAATGTCAATTCTCATCACGTCGACTTTCAGAACGTTAAACTAGTCCCAGTTTAACAACGGAGGTAGGAAGATGACGCATCCTGGAACACACAAATCTGGCTTTGCGGTTTCTGTGGGTGCTGTCCTCGCAGCTGTAAGCGGCTTTGCTATTCTCCTGATTGCTGCCCACGTCCTTTCCGCTTCGAACAATGCAGTGTTCCTGTCGTTTTGGTCCGCTCTTTTTTTGGTGACTGGAGTCCTTTCTGGAATTCAGCAGGAGGTGACGCGTGCTACAACGCTCGCTGATGAGCGCGGTTATTCTCCTTTCCGCATCACTCTACTGGCAGGATTCGGGATGGCGATTGTCGTCATGTTTGCTGGTCCTTTTTTGGGTCCTTCCATCAGCGGAGATGATGCATATTTCTTCCCTGTGTTGTTGATTGCTGTTGCGGCGTTCTTGTATGCAGGCCAAATGACCGTGACAGGCTCGCTGGCAGGGGTAGGCCTGTGGAGGGCGTTCGGTGTTGTCACCGGCGGTGAGGCGCTTGTAAGGCTTTTTGCTGTGAGTGTTGCCGCGTTCATTGGCCAACGCACTGTGGGTTTCCAATTTGCAAGTGTGGTTGCGTTTTTCTTTTGGTTGTTACTGTTAGCGACGCCGTCGCGGCACGTCCTCGACCGGATTCGGGTCTCTTTTCCGCGCCGAGTTTTTGCGCAGAATATCGTGTGGGCGATGGCCGCGGCCGGCGCTACTGCTTTTTTGGTTAATGGGTTCCCGTTTGTCATGGCAATAACGACGCCGGCCGCCGAGTATCAAGCATCGGCGGATTTGGCGATCGCGGTGTCAGTGACACGGGCTCCGATCCTCGTGCCCGTGTTTGCGTTCCAAGCGGTCGTCGTCGCCCACTATGTACGGCATCCAGATCAGCGTGAGACTACCACACGTCGGCTGATTGGTTCCCTCGGCGTGTTAGCAGCAGTTCTCGTGCCCGTTGCGGCGTTAGTCGGGCCGTTCATGATGGGCGTTGTCTTTGGTCCGGCTTACAGGAGTACCCCACTGATCTTGGGAGTGCTGGTAGCCGATGCCGTGTTACTTGCTCTGCTTGTCTTGGGCGGGACAATCACGATTGCCATGAACAAATATCGGGATTGCTTGATCGGATGGTATCTGACCGTTGCACTTGCCTTGGCAATGATGACTTTTCTGCCATTATCGCTCGTTGAGCGGACGCTCTGGACTCTCAGCCTCGCCCCGATAGGAGGTATCGTTACTCATTTGCGTGCCATCTTGCGCTAATTGCAGGGTCTCTCGGGCAAGGTAGGAGCCCGTTAGAAGAGTAACGGCCATGGAGGCTGCACCGATTAGCCACGTGGTCATCGGCGAAATTGGTACGTTCCACCACCAGCTCACAAGGGCGTCGAGGTTAAAGGGCGGGACACCACCGAGGCCTTTGACGTAACGCCACAAAATGGTATGTAGTGTAAAGGAAAGAATCAGCCACAGGCTGGTCATGAGGACGATTCTCTGTGGCAAGGATGGTCGCAAGCGTATTCCTCCATCGGAGGCAAACAGGACGAACATCAGGACTGCAAGCAAAGGCAAAATGTAACGGGGCTGGTAAGGTCCCAAATGAGGATAGGCTCCTGCAACGATTATGAGCACCGGTATACCTGCCATTGCTCCAAATACCATCAGTGCAGACATCCACTTTCGCCATGATCCTTGGCGAATTCCCACGAAGAGGAAGGAACCTGTCACGAAAATGGCGAGAACGACGATCGTGCCACTGAGCGGGATATCGAACCATCCCGGCCCGAATTCATACCCAACAAGTCCGCCGAAGAAACGCGGAAGATCGACGATGGTTCGTAGAGCGATTGCGATCGGATTGCTTGATACCGATGATGCTTGCACCACGTTGCTCGCTTGGCCGCCGCTCATCATGAGGTAAATTCCCACGAGGCTCAAGACGCTAGCGAGGATCCACTGGGGACGGTGGCAACGTTTCTTTGCAAACGCGAAGAAAAGCGCAGCAGTCACGACGAAGATGTAGAAAGCAGCGTCTCCTCGCGATCCGAAGCTCAACAGGGCCCCAACTAGTGCGAGCGCTGTCAACGCCCACCGGCGTTTGTCATCTCGTGCGCTTAATGCGCCCCACATGGCGGTAGCGTAAGCGAAGGTGCCAGCTATTGCCCAGGAGCTTGGATTGATGGAGGTAAGGAAGTAGATTCCCATCGGTGCCCACGACGCAGCCATTGCCAAGAGGTATGGGTAGCGGAGGTTCTTTTCAAGTAGAGCTCCGATACCTGCGAACAGCGTCACGGTGATGAAGAAGTTCACCGCCCGCATCAGCAGGATGGATCCAGCTACTGTCTCTTGGATCAAGAGATGATGGAACCGGTAGTAAGCGGTTGGGTAGCTTGCTATGTCGAAGCGGGCCGAAAAAGCCTCTTTGTCATCCGAAAGAGGGCGGGGGCACACTGCTGCATGATCAGGCTTGTGTGCGTGGCATTCTGTAGCCAATGCGACCGGTTCGGGAACTTTGATATTGAGTACACCATTGATCACGGCGGTCTGACAGGATTCTTCGGCCGGTCGTGGGCACCAAATCGATCCCATGTGGAAATCGTCATCCGGTGATCCCCCAATTGGCGAAGCCATGATCCACGAAAAGCCAGTTCCGATGAGGGAAATAAAGAATAAGATGGCAACTAGTTGTTGCTTTCGTGGCGATGAAGTCGCATTCTCTTTGCGTGTCGTGTTCATTCTTGTCTACTTTCGCAATCGTGTAGTGCGCACGGATGAACTCAAACTAGCATCATTTCCGCGCATCCAGTCTCATGTGAGCCGCCCAAGGCTTGGGTGTTGTAGAATTTCCCACAGCTAGAAAGGTGTCTGGGTGTCTAAGCTTCTTATCATCATTCCCGCGTGGAATGAGCAAGATTCGATCGCGTTGGTAATTTCCGCAATTAAGGATGCCATTCCTGAGGCAGATTGCATCGTGGTCAATGATGGCTCGCAAGATCAGACGTCTGCCCAGGCACGCGTAGCAGGAGCGGATGTCCTTGATCTCCCGATTAATCTTGGGGTTGGTGGAGCTATGCGTACAGGATTTCGATATGCACGCGACCACGATTATGACTATGCTGTACAAGTTGATGCTGATGGTCAGCACGACCCGAAGTATATTGGGCAACTGCTCGATGCTGCTGAGCGCGGGGCTGACATCGTCATTGGGGCGCGCTTTTCTGGGGTTGGTACGTACAGTGCGCGCGGCCCGCGCCGCTGGGCGATGGTGGTGTTGTCAAAAGTGTTGAGCAGATTAGCGAAGACCAGATTGACGGACGTCACTTCCGGTTTCAAGCTTCACTCTCGTCGGGCTATTTACTTGTTTTCGGAGAACTACCCGGCAGAGTACCTTGGCGACACCGTTGAATCGCTCGTCATAGCGATCAAGGCTGGTCTGCGCGTGAGGCAGGTCGGCGTCGAGATGAATAAGCGAGTCGCGGGCACACCGTCTCACTCCCCTATTAAGTCGGCTGTCTACTTGTTGCGCGCAATGTTGGCTCTTGCCATAGCACTCATGTCTCGGAAAAAGAAGGTGGGTTCATGACGACGATCCAGATTATCTCCCTCGTGGTGGTCCTTGCGATCGCCGCCGCACTCATCGGCTTCGTACGCGGCAGGGTGTTGAAGGAAAAGTACGTCTGGCTTTGGCTCTTCTTAGACTTCCTGGCTCTTATCTTCGTATTGTGGCCGCAGGCTCTCTACGCCATGTCGCGGGTACTGGGCTTTGATGTCCCATCAAATTTGGTGTTTTTTACCGTGATAGCCGTGCTTGTGGTCGTTGAGATTCACCAGGCGATTACCGTTTCCCGTTTGGAAGAAGAGCGACGCCGCCTGGCGGAAGAGATTGCCTACCTGCGCCACGACGTCGACGCGCTGCGTCGATAGCTTATTGCGGTATATAGGTCATGCCGCTGGTCACAAAATAGACCCAGGCTAGTGCGGTGATCACTCCGATAAGCCAGCGGGCGCCTACCCACCTAATCGACAATGCTACGGATAGTAACATGGCGGGAAGGACCGCGATTGCGTAGCGTGGCGGTAAGGAGAATCCGACGACGCCGAAGCGCAAGATAACGAAGAGAATCGGCAGGAACAACACGCTGGCAATGCCCGTTGCCCACGTTAAGGAGAATTCCATTCGAGATTTTGGTTGATAAAGCATCATCCCTATCACTCCCGCGATCACGAGGAAACTGATCAGCCTCGAGATAAGGAACGCCAGCGGAGTCGCTGAACTCTCACCGTGGTCGGCGTCGATGAGGCTTCGTAGAACGTTTTGCACTTGGAATATTGCTTCGCTTATGCTGGTTCGCCCTAGGTGTAGGCCCTGTTCACCGGCGTTTCCAACGGCAATGAGCCGGCGGATAATTTCCCATGCGACGAAAGTAGCCACGCCTCCCGCAGTCGCACCAATTAGTGGGCGCAACCATTGCTTCGTCGTCACTTGCCTGGAGGTTTCCATCCCGGGGATTGCTCCTTGTGGTAACTTGACTGCCACGGCGTAGAGCATAGCTACAAGCCCAGCCCATCCGATGGCCAGGATCGTTGTGATTTTGAAGAGCATGCCGAGGATGGCCACAGGAGCTAGACGCCACAAGCTATGTTTTCCTTGCAGGAAGCCGATCATGATGATGATCGTCAGTGCGCCGAACATGGGCACTGGAGCGTCGGTGGAGAGGAATCCATAGGTCCACCAGAACAGAGGTGACATCGTAGCGATGGTGAGGACCGTATAAGCGACACCGATGGGAACACGAATCATACGCATGGCCTTGTATGTCAGTAGCACCGTGGCGATGCCGAATATGATCATGGCAAGGCGCGCACCGTAGGTCAGGTCGATGCCGACAAGCTGAGCGACTCTGGCAAAAGTGCCCGCGATCCAAAAGAACACCGGGCTATAGGCATCGGCCGATGTCTTGCCTCCTTGTGGGAAATCTTTTGGATTTGAATAATCGGCCCCACACGGCGGGCCTGCTTTTCCAAAGAGATGATTACCGTCGCACGCGAATTTTTCTCGGATTTCCGGGCTAAAGAACTCACCACGCTGTGCCACAAGGTCGTCTGGAAACTTGAAAATGATATCGAGATAAGTCGCCTCGTCGATGGGAGACATTTGTGCCATCCAACGCCCTCGATACGACAGCATCGTCACGAGGGTGAAAACGGCCAAGATCCAATACTGCCCAGTCCTTGAAAACCATTGGATGAACTTGGTACGCCAATTCACAACGACAGTGGAAGGGGACAAGAGCGCGCTC includes these proteins:
- a CDS encoding GTPase, whose translation is MSTPAFSRAALAGLVSRTIDALKNAKLPLEMPGTRELVESRSQLLTQLESRILPHLHSDDLPAVIVFGGSSGAGKSTLVNSLVREEVSPASVLRPTTRTPVMLIHPRDYYKMGRHALSRMGKYEVVTSAIEGIVIVDAPDLDSVDDSNRALSSRLIDAADLWVFVTTASRYGDAVAWDTLQMANMRGVTCAVVLDRVPAAAMPVVRRDLAHRMEQMGLAESPLFIVPDAGAHSGLLPEELVKDLREWLEVVARTKAGDSLVDRTTAATLPQLRQDLLFLAEAVEAQDNALTDLKDKAFEGAQEPMEKLATNISHGRFGQGAPTTSWLSLASTGGPLAGMVAGRRPNILDRRSGARDRAMTTIFDAVLTSVRVALTQGLTAARVNVNQAWEFDVVNTAELRAQANANVDIDAIVDRALDGWKSDLLKLRMGDNPWLGAAGVASLLGVGAGGIAGAQKVAEALGGKEAVGQAREDLTERVRQALRELVAAYTSVVNAIDVGDASTLRLRASEFLNR
- a CDS encoding GTP-binding protein, which codes for MNPQVDHEVIGRLTALQRAVGAGGRFFDPYIANRAQDDLRRTQERMRLGTEATVAALVGGTGSGKSTMFNAITQLDFADSGDIRPTTERAAACTFDVDARELLDYLQVDEDRRIEHSSILTAGNDKLDGLVLLDLPDHDSVALTHSAQVDRLLPMVDLLIWVLDPQKYADQVLHKGFLESLGGRQEAMVVVMNQIDRVPADQREVLLGDLRALLDRDGLERVPILAASALTGEGVDAIRNRLAQAVAGESVNARTAAAELDAIAGRLRANVGLSEAETSGVAVDEINDRIVRSSGIPSVVESIRVSGESYQAPALVVPEQPANTMVHAIRDAWVAHLRTGLPSIWQEAVTAEVSSADRFRRALGGAIRTTPLPSISRTPAIAGLAAGVVVALVCLALAVFAPLGGLAVRLGVVAGGLIAGGVLAWLGKRVMRGNARKAALAYDCEVRAAVAATTEEHLLAGPRAILDQHRVTREELHSGVFRR
- a CDS encoding polysaccharide biosynthesis protein, which translates into the protein MCNWLITIVAVRLATGFDVAGILALAMSISNLVIPAAEYRLRTVHVTDIHNEHSSQEYLGMRIVSSVLALAAGIVYTLATIDTSAFAVIIVYTIGQLVGTYAEGYHAIEQRESRMDFIGISYILQGLGNLVGFVCGLYFFNSLLIAVTLVTATTVVVVIAYDLPRARFFGSIRPVIRWKKAFSTFAKLFPIAMVNAALAIVTLVPRQYLQDYEGTEALGIYASVAVLALIIQATAAYVYIPLLGHIVTQLNMSKTRGLRLIAMIVMMFFAVAALASIAFALFGDVLLSILFGTDILPYTYLIQPALFLSVITAFVWFTNDLLLGLRDYVGCFAGGVAAAASTLALSAPLTRAFHLNGPSVVGIVASVVALAVMGFFFALSYRSLPSGGRV
- the orn gene encoding oligoribonuclease, yielding MVSNFNAQSTPIVWIDCEMTGLDLETDSLVEIAVVVTDSELNPLDRGLRLVMKPTKESVENMDPFVVNMHTVTGLIDEWDDGLEMHDAEAQVLDYVRRFVPEARKAPLGGNSVGTDRTFLARDMPELVAHLHYRVVDVSSIKELAKRWYPRTYFAAPEKTGNHTALGDIYDSIDELRYYRAVLMPDGEGPSTEESREVAQSILDDLTRTRAEAASE
- a CDS encoding ATP-grasp domain-containing protein, with protein sequence MAQPKVFLATSEYLPALDQDEQDLPDALRDRGIEPVVAVWNDPSVNWADSDLTVVRSVRDYAKAPKQFLEWANSIPRIANSAATMAWNMDKHYMKDLEALGLPVIPTMWLEPEQNLSKQQIHSRFPSYGDFVIKPAVSSGGRGTGRYTSTDAKSRAEAIMHAQYELAAGRSVMVQRYLEDIDVAGETSLVYLNGLSSYQVEKEPMLHPRYRNSRDSGVVEEVARSADASEESWRWGERIRRALHAHIKNKTGRDELLLFNRVDLVRGAPDSEEEFYVMELSLIDGSLYLSANDEHLTRFADAIQMRAFW
- a CDS encoding glycosyltransferase family 2 protein — protein: MRIDIMVPYWGSVAWVRELIDSVLAQDDDQWRLVIVDDCYPGDEARKLVEGIKDPRVEYVRNEENLGLNANFRRCLDLSTAEYLVIPGCDDRFLPNYVSTMRAAVEKFHPDVVQPGVRVINQDGRAMCGLPERIKAVIRSRQARASQPRSGEGVAVSLMHGNWMYWPSLLLRREAVEAHSFREFSIMLDLGLVVDVLLAGGNLLVLNEVSFEYRRSTESVSGKTALDGKRFVDEAKYFRLASGLFANHGWPKAAWAAKLHLTSRLHALILIPQVLRSNKRPVVAGLLKHVLR